The Niallia alba genome includes a window with the following:
- a CDS encoding ABC transporter ATP-binding protein, with protein sequence MSDITLSVQHLTKRIGKRDIIKNISFELKSGEVFGFLGPNGAGKTTTIRMLAGLIKPTSGQIFICGYEVKKDFSKAMERLGCIVENPELYPYLTGWENLQYFARMLTNTDDKRITEVVELIGLTDRIHDKVKTYSLGMRQRLGIGQALLSRPKVLILDEPTNGLDPSGIREMRQFIRFLAKEEGLSVLVSSHLLSEIQLLCDRVSIILDGKIIHTESVHTLLTQNEKLIWRFTPVEKGLEILKKLAPSVTVREDVVITPYIEEEVSQWSRLLIEANVDIKEMNRQIPSLEHLFLELTGGDSVGE encoded by the coding sequence ATGAGTGACATTACACTATCTGTTCAGCATTTAACGAAAAGAATTGGAAAAAGAGATATTATTAAAAACATTAGCTTTGAATTAAAAAGTGGAGAAGTCTTCGGCTTTCTTGGACCAAACGGGGCTGGAAAGACAACTACAATTCGCATGCTAGCTGGATTAATCAAACCAACATCTGGTCAAATATTCATTTGTGGATACGAGGTTAAAAAAGATTTTTCAAAGGCAATGGAGCGCTTAGGCTGCATTGTAGAAAATCCAGAGTTGTATCCGTATTTAACTGGCTGGGAAAACCTGCAATATTTTGCTCGGATGTTAACAAATACAGACGATAAACGAATAACAGAAGTTGTTGAATTAATTGGGTTAACTGATCGTATTCACGACAAAGTAAAAACTTATTCCCTCGGGATGCGCCAACGTCTTGGAATTGGTCAAGCACTATTAAGCCGGCCGAAAGTATTAATACTAGATGAGCCAACTAATGGATTAGATCCTTCTGGTATAAGAGAAATGCGGCAATTTATTCGGTTTCTTGCGAAGGAAGAAGGGCTAAGTGTATTAGTATCCAGCCATTTATTAAGTGAGATTCAACTTTTATGTGATCGTGTATCCATTATTTTAGACGGAAAAATCATCCATACTGAATCAGTACATACTTTACTAACCCAAAACGAGAAGTTAATTTGGCGATTTACCCCTGTAGAAAAAGGGCTAGAAATCTTGAAAAAGCTTGCTCCTTCTGTCACAGTACGAGAGGATGTTGTGATTACTCCATACATCGAAGAAGAAGTTTCTCAGTGGAGTAGATTATTGATAGAAGCTAATGTAGATATTAAAGAAATGAATCGACAAATTCCATCTCTTGAGCATCTATTCTTAGAGCTCACAGGAGGTGACTCCGTCGGTGAATAA
- a CDS encoding response regulator transcription factor, with translation MKILVIEDNESVCSMLEMFFLKEGYEGKFIHNGKEALDFFMENQNWNIIIIDWMLPGMEGVTICRKIREISSVPIIMLTAKDSESDQVLGLEMGADDYVTKPFSPLTLMARIKAVTRRYQKETTNQVDDKFLTTEHFKISKETREVIYNNEVLTNLTPKEFDLLYYLISNPKQVFTREQLLDRVWGYQFYGDERTVDVHIKRLRNKIGTKEQPFIHTIWGVGYKFDETRIND, from the coding sequence ATGAAAATACTCGTAATCGAAGATAATGAAAGTGTTTGCTCCATGTTAGAGATGTTTTTCTTAAAAGAAGGATATGAAGGGAAATTTATTCATAATGGAAAAGAAGCATTAGACTTTTTCATGGAAAACCAGAATTGGAATATCATCATCATTGATTGGATGTTGCCAGGTATGGAAGGTGTTACGATTTGTAGAAAAATTAGAGAGATTAGTTCTGTTCCGATTATTATGCTTACTGCAAAAGATAGTGAATCCGATCAAGTACTTGGACTAGAAATGGGGGCAGATGATTATGTAACAAAACCATTCAGCCCCTTAACGCTAATGGCGCGGATTAAAGCTGTAACAAGAAGATATCAAAAAGAAACAACCAATCAAGTAGATGATAAATTTCTGACAACAGAGCATTTTAAAATAAGCAAGGAAACGAGAGAAGTTATTTACAATAATGAAGTACTGACTAATTTAACACCGAAAGAATTTGATCTTCTCTACTATTTAATTAGTAACCCAAAACAAGTTTTTACTAGGGAACAGCTACTAGATCGAGTTTGGGGTTATCAGTTTTACGGAGATGAAAGAACAGTAGATGTGCATATTAAGCGACTAAGAAATAAAATCGGTACGAAAGAACAGCCATTTATTCATACTATCTGGGGTGTGGGCTATAAATTTGATGAAACAAGGATAAATGATTAA
- a CDS encoding YhdB family protein, producing MNKSDYDRALYYTHRSEWDNLLILMVRTHDNFLSKKIEQFLHAYNFEHDYSVIEKHLYSLLRYIDHANDLVEDEWIHTTTM from the coding sequence ATGAATAAATCAGATTATGATCGAGCCCTATATTATACACATCGATCAGAGTGGGATAATCTTCTTATACTAATGGTAAGAACCCATGATAACTTTCTCTCAAAAAAAATCGAACAATTTCTACACGCCTACAACTTTGAACATGATTATTCTGTCATAGAAAAACATTTATATTCATTATTACGCTACATCGATCACGCCAACGATTTAGTAGAAGATGAATGGATTCACACAACCACAATGTAA
- a CDS encoding bifunctional GNAT family N-acetyltransferase/carbon-nitrogen hydrolase family protein: MPKLDLSRFEKKLIIRNTDYQDIDKIMKLQAECFPGMDPWKNDQLKSHIDIFQEGQFVAEYDGEIIGSCSSLIINFDEYDARHTWDEVTDGGYITNHNPDGYNLYGIEVMVDPAYRRMKIGHRLYEARKELVRRLNLQSIIIGGRIPNYYKYEDQMTAREYVQEVLHHKIYDPVLSFQLLNGFTLMRINPNYLPDDAQSKSYATIMEWNNVEYMPKSKRFFKSSYPVRICVVQYMMRQIYSFEDFANQVEYYTDVASNAESDFVVFPELLTSQLMSFMDERVPSTAIRKVTEYTEQYIELFTNLAIRYNINIIGGSHFVKEDDEEIYNIAYLFRRDGTIEKQYKLHITPNERKWWGIRRGDAIRVFDTDCGKIAIQICYDIEFPELARIATDMGAKIIFTPFCTEDRQGYLRVRYCAQARAVENQIYTVIAGTVGNLPQTENMDIQYAQSAIFAPSDFEFARDGIVGETNPNIEMVMIGDVDLEILRRQRQRGTVRQLKDRRFDVYRIEYKK; this comes from the coding sequence ATGCCAAAATTGGATTTATCAAGATTTGAAAAGAAATTAATTATCCGAAACACTGATTATCAGGATATTGATAAGATTATGAAGCTGCAAGCAGAGTGCTTTCCAGGCATGGATCCTTGGAAAAATGATCAATTAAAGAGCCATATTGATATCTTTCAGGAAGGACAATTTGTGGCAGAGTATGATGGAGAAATAATCGGTTCCTGTTCTAGCTTGATCATTAACTTTGATGAATATGATGCCCGCCATACATGGGATGAAGTGACAGATGGTGGATATATAACAAACCATAATCCAGATGGCTATAATCTTTATGGAATAGAAGTAATGGTAGATCCAGCTTATCGGAGAATGAAAATAGGTCATCGTCTTTATGAAGCTAGAAAAGAGTTGGTACGACGTTTAAATTTACAAAGTATTATCATTGGCGGTAGAATTCCAAATTACTATAAGTATGAAGATCAAATGACGGCAAGAGAATATGTGCAGGAAGTTCTGCATCATAAAATATACGATCCGGTCTTGTCTTTTCAATTATTAAATGGATTTACGCTAATGCGAATTAATCCCAACTATTTGCCAGACGATGCACAATCGAAAAGTTATGCAACGATTATGGAATGGAATAATGTCGAATATATGCCAAAATCCAAACGTTTTTTCAAAAGCAGCTATCCGGTGCGTATTTGTGTCGTTCAATATATGATGAGGCAAATATATAGCTTTGAAGATTTTGCCAACCAAGTGGAGTATTATACAGATGTGGCCTCTAATGCAGAATCAGATTTTGTTGTGTTTCCAGAACTGCTTACTTCTCAATTAATGTCATTTATGGATGAACGTGTTCCAAGTACGGCCATTAGAAAGGTAACAGAATATACCGAGCAATATATTGAACTTTTTACGAATTTAGCGATTCGTTATAATATTAACATCATCGGAGGTTCCCATTTTGTGAAGGAAGATGATGAAGAAATTTATAATATTGCTTACCTTTTTAGACGAGATGGAACGATTGAAAAACAATATAAATTACATATAACTCCTAATGAACGGAAATGGTGGGGAATAAGACGAGGAGATGCGATTAGGGTTTTTGATACAGATTGCGGAAAAATCGCGATTCAAATTTGCTATGATATTGAATTTCCAGAGCTTGCTCGGATTGCAACAGATATGGGAGCGAAAATTATTTTTACCCCATTTTGTACAGAGGATCGTCAAGGATATTTACGAGTACGCTATTGTGCACAAGCAAGAGCAGTTGAAAATCAAATTTATACGGTTATTGCTGGAACTGTCGGCAATTTGCCGCAAACAGAAAACATGGATATCCAATATGCACAATCGGCAATCTTTGCACCATCCGATTTTGAATTTGCACGAGATGGAATTGTTGGCGAAACCAACCCTAATATCGAAATGGTCATGATCGGGGATGTAGACTTAGAAATATTAAGGAGACAACGCCAAAGAGGAACTGTCCGCCAATTAAAGGATAGAAGATTTGACGTTTATCGAATTGAATATAAAAAGTAA
- a CDS encoding IS110 family RNA-guided transposase gives MEAMIERCAGLDVHQETVVACVLFGSLDKKPNKEIQTFPTTTSGLLALSDWLSSHKITDAVMESTGVYWKPVWNVIECDFQLILANAQHVKNVPGRKTDVKDAEWLAKLLRSGLIEKNFVPPKEIRDLRDLTRYRKKLIHTRTSERNRIHKILQDANIKLTSVLSDIFGVTGCRIIEALINGEKIGVFELQQMVDSRVKASTTDIAEALNGGIRKHHIDMLRFHWDHINHIDETIEKVVERIDQALIPYQEECELLDTIPGVDKNASAIFIAEMGVDMSVFKSSKHLASWAGVSPGNYESAGKKKTGKTQYGNKSLRTTAVECSMATDRQYNRISAHRKRIMKRQGKSKARIASAHLILTIAYNILKTRQPYQELGPDYVDLEQSKEQKMIQYLKRKGYRIEPTNEQIA, from the coding sequence ATGGAAGCTATGATTGAACGGTGTGCAGGCCTAGATGTACACCAAGAAACAGTAGTTGCTTGTGTTTTATTTGGTTCATTAGATAAAAAACCAAATAAAGAGATTCAAACCTTTCCAACAACCACAAGTGGCCTTTTGGCACTTAGCGACTGGCTATCCTCACACAAAATAACGGATGCTGTAATGGAAAGTACCGGTGTATATTGGAAGCCCGTTTGGAATGTTATAGAATGTGACTTCCAATTAATCCTCGCCAATGCCCAACATGTTAAAAATGTTCCCGGAAGGAAAACAGACGTAAAAGATGCGGAGTGGTTAGCTAAACTTTTGCGTTCTGGACTAATTGAAAAAAATTTTGTACCGCCCAAAGAAATTCGTGATTTGCGAGATTTAACCCGGTATCGTAAAAAACTCATCCATACACGAACTTCTGAGCGCAATCGAATCCACAAAATTCTACAGGATGCAAATATTAAACTAACTTCTGTTTTATCTGACATTTTTGGTGTCACTGGTTGTCGCATTATTGAAGCCCTAATAAACGGCGAAAAAATAGGTGTGTTTGAACTTCAACAAATGGTTGATTCAAGAGTTAAGGCGAGCACAACAGATATTGCAGAAGCCCTTAACGGTGGAATACGTAAACATCATATTGATATGTTACGTTTCCATTGGGACCATATCAATCACATCGATGAAACAATCGAAAAAGTAGTTGAACGCATAGACCAAGCGCTTATTCCTTATCAAGAGGAGTGCGAACTACTAGATACCATACCGGGTGTGGATAAAAATGCATCCGCAATCTTTATAGCTGAAATGGGTGTAGACATGTCAGTATTTAAAAGTTCTAAACATCTAGCCTCATGGGCTGGAGTGAGTCCAGGAAATTATGAGAGTGCCGGTAAAAAAAAAACAGGTAAAACTCAGTACGGAAACAAATCATTAAGAACCACCGCTGTTGAATGTTCCATGGCTACAGATAGACAGTATAATCGCATATCTGCACATAGAAAAAGAATTATGAAACGACAAGGAAAATCGAAAGCACGGATCGCTTCCGCTCATTTAATCCTAACAATTGCTTACAATATTTTAAAAACAAGGCAACCATATCAGGAACTAGGCCCTGATTATGTTGATCTCGAACAAAGTAAAGAACAAAAAATGATTCAATACTTAAAAAGGAAAGGGTATCGTATTGAACCCACTAATGAACAAATTGCTTAA
- a CDS encoding SGNH/GDSL hydrolase family protein — MRKNLTVSILTLSSIVCLLWIIGLGWVLVDYTNQPAEKPQTTNTENQKEIKADGVHLLALGDSLTRGTGDDTGKGYIGYLKEALAEKTEEEIKITNYGIKGLTTDKLAEQLTGQEIQRQTANADLLFITIGGNDLFQGGQSLTEIEEDSISKLMEAYSKQLQTVLTTIRSINADAPIYLMGLYNPFNDLDNRALTSQVVRTWNNTTAEICANYAQTIFVPTYDIFQQNVQQYLYSDHFHPNKKGYQLMAERVASLISWEVNDNE, encoded by the coding sequence TTGCGAAAAAACTTAACCGTTTCAATATTAACATTATCAAGCATCGTTTGTTTATTATGGATAATCGGCTTAGGATGGGTTCTAGTTGATTATACTAATCAGCCAGCTGAAAAGCCCCAAACAACAAATACCGAGAATCAGAAAGAAATAAAAGCTGATGGCGTCCACCTTTTAGCTTTAGGTGATTCTCTCACGCGAGGGACAGGTGATGATACCGGAAAAGGATATATTGGTTATCTAAAGGAAGCCCTGGCTGAAAAGACCGAAGAAGAAATCAAGATTACCAACTATGGAATAAAAGGATTAACGACAGATAAATTAGCCGAGCAATTAACAGGTCAGGAAATACAAAGACAAACAGCAAATGCTGACCTTCTCTTTATAACGATAGGAGGGAATGATCTTTTTCAAGGTGGCCAATCCCTTACTGAGATTGAAGAAGATTCCATAAGCAAATTAATGGAAGCCTATTCTAAACAATTGCAGACGGTACTAACAACTATTCGCTCCATTAATGCAGATGCACCCATCTATTTAATGGGCTTATACAATCCTTTTAATGATCTAGACAATCGTGCATTAACTTCTCAAGTAGTTCGCACTTGGAATAATACCACAGCGGAGATATGTGCTAATTATGCCCAAACCATTTTTGTCCCAACCTATGATATTTTCCAGCAGAATGTTCAGCAATATTTATATTCTGACCATTTTCATCCAAATAAAAAGGGCTATCAGCTAATGGCTGAACGTGTGGCATCCCTTATCTCCTGGGAGGTAAATGACAATGAGTGA
- a CDS encoding YitT family protein, with protein MESSNIQAEAILEKPQHKILPKKVLASRIFFIIVGSILMGVGIEEFLVPNKVLDGGIVGISIILSHLSGAKLGYFIFLLNIPFFYIGYKQIGKTFTFSTMLGITVLSLTTILLHDVPVFTSDLLLATVFGGIILGIGVGIVLRFGGSLDGTEVLALLFSKRSPFSVGEIIMFFNVFIFISAGFVFSWNRAMYSLIAYFIAFKVIDIVIAGLDESKSVWIISDHSQVIGETILARLGRGVTYLKGEGAYTGDTKKVIFCVINRLEEAKLKTIIEELDPTAFLAVANISEVRGGRFKKKDIH; from the coding sequence ATGGAGTCATCAAATATACAAGCAGAGGCAATTTTAGAAAAACCACAGCATAAAATTTTACCAAAAAAGGTTTTAGCTAGCAGGATATTTTTCATTATTGTTGGTAGTATTTTAATGGGAGTCGGCATTGAAGAATTTCTTGTTCCTAATAAAGTATTAGATGGAGGTATTGTTGGAATCTCCATTATCCTCTCTCACTTGTCTGGCGCAAAGCTTGGCTATTTTATCTTTTTATTAAATATTCCCTTCTTCTATATTGGCTACAAACAAATTGGTAAGACTTTTACTTTTTCCACGATGCTAGGTATTACCGTTCTTTCTCTTACAACCATTTTATTACACGATGTGCCCGTTTTCACATCTGATTTACTTCTCGCCACTGTGTTTGGTGGTATTATCCTTGGTATTGGAGTGGGAATTGTGCTACGCTTTGGCGGCTCCCTTGATGGTACAGAGGTATTAGCTCTCCTTTTCAGTAAAAGAAGCCCTTTTTCCGTTGGTGAAATTATTATGTTTTTCAATGTCTTTATCTTTATTAGTGCTGGGTTTGTTTTTTCTTGGAATCGAGCTATGTATTCATTGATCGCCTATTTTATTGCTTTTAAAGTAATTGATATTGTTATAGCTGGTTTAGATGAATCAAAATCAGTTTGGATTATTAGTGACCATTCACAAGTAATCGGTGAAACGATACTAGCAAGACTTGGACGCGGTGTCACTTATCTGAAGGGTGAAGGTGCCTATACTGGTGACACAAAGAAAGTTATTTTTTGCGTTATTAACCGTTTAGAAGAAGCTAAACTTAAAACAATTATTGAAGAACTAGATCCTACTGCCTTTCTTGCAGTTGCCAATATTTCTGAAGTACGTGGTGGAAGGTTTAAGAAAAAAGATATTCATTAA
- the corA gene encoding magnesium/cobalt transporter CorA, translating into MIHTLAINKHNEIRTNLPIEEILEGDFQWSWIDFDQPIDDEIEKLHHPFRFHPLSIEDCLHNLQRPKIDYFETYTFFVTHCLNPKTIKKDELNIFLGKNFIVTFHHHASIEVNAVKEMLTREDVATWTQYTVLYQLLDHLVDNYFPIVYDIEDSLAEIDENPTKKTMEALLDELFSTRHQLLSLRHTVVPMKDIVHQMINSEKIAALLTKKEYYSDIYDHLLKISELVESNRELTTDIRDSYLSYNSHHSNRIMQILTVITTIFMPLSFLAGLYGMNFVNMPELQWKYGYFLLLFIMASIGIGMFILFKRKGWFK; encoded by the coding sequence ATGATTCATACGCTAGCTATAAATAAGCATAATGAGATACGTACAAATCTCCCCATTGAAGAAATATTGGAAGGAGATTTTCAGTGGTCTTGGATTGACTTCGATCAGCCAATTGACGATGAAATTGAAAAATTGCATCATCCTTTTAGGTTTCATCCCTTATCTATAGAAGATTGTCTCCATAATTTGCAACGACCTAAAATTGACTATTTTGAAACCTATACCTTTTTTGTCACCCATTGTTTAAATCCAAAAACCATAAAAAAAGATGAACTTAATATTTTCTTAGGGAAAAATTTCATCGTTACCTTTCATCATCATGCTTCGATTGAAGTGAATGCAGTAAAAGAAATGCTAACAAGAGAAGATGTTGCCACTTGGACACAATATACCGTTCTTTATCAGTTATTGGATCATCTAGTCGATAATTATTTTCCGATTGTCTATGACATTGAGGATTCCCTTGCAGAAATCGATGAAAACCCGACAAAAAAAACAATGGAAGCCTTGTTAGATGAATTATTTTCAACTAGGCACCAGCTTCTTTCCTTACGACATACCGTCGTGCCAATGAAAGATATAGTACACCAGATGATTAATAGCGAAAAAATAGCGGCTCTTTTAACCAAAAAAGAATACTATTCTGATATTTATGATCACTTATTGAAAATTAGTGAACTAGTTGAATCCAATCGGGAATTAACGACAGATATAAGAGATAGTTATCTATCCTATAACTCGCATCATTCTAATAGAATTATGCAAATTCTTACTGTCATTACGACCATTTTTATGCCACTCAGCTTCTTAGCTGGCTTATACGGAATGAACTTTGTAAATATGCCTGAACTTCAATGGAAATACGGTTACTTCCTTCTGTTATTTATAATGGCCAGTATAGGTATAGGAATGTTTATCTTGTTTAAACGAAAAGGCTGGTTTAAGTAA
- a CDS encoding M14 family zinc carboxypeptidase, which produces MKRRLIIMTIIVLLLSIYPKEYRADSVIDVNKEYTYEDFQEDVWILKSKYKKQLQVHTIGKSEFGRKIYAVQIGTGEKSVLLSGAHHGREWITSLLTMKMTEDIAATMKNGDNFLGSYSIWIVPMINPDGVTIQQGKINKFPFFSKRKIKKMNGGIDDFTRWKSNGLGVDLNRQYPAGWEYLKDSKKEPSYKNYKGKAPFEAAEVQAIVKLTEKIKPTIAVAYHSSGQEIFWQYNNGVNEERDQMIAEVLAKETGYKLGTPNKDAIGGGFTDWFITTYHLPAFTIEICPLVDERDPSLINFSNEWARNKAIPRTLIEEAKKIDAVHKKMLGD; this is translated from the coding sequence ATGAAACGGCGACTTATTATTATGACAATCATCGTATTGCTACTTTCTATCTATCCAAAGGAATATCGTGCAGATTCAGTTATTGATGTGAATAAAGAGTATACATACGAAGATTTTCAAGAAGATGTTTGGATTTTGAAGAGTAAATATAAAAAGCAGTTACAGGTGCATACGATTGGAAAATCAGAATTTGGGCGGAAGATTTACGCGGTTCAAATAGGTACAGGAGAAAAAAGCGTTCTTCTTTCTGGTGCCCATCATGGAAGAGAATGGATAACTTCTTTGTTAACAATGAAAATGACAGAAGATATTGCAGCAACAATGAAAAATGGAGACAACTTTCTCGGTTCCTATTCCATTTGGATTGTACCGATGATTAATCCGGATGGAGTCACGATTCAACAAGGGAAAATTAATAAATTCCCGTTTTTTTCTAAAAGAAAAATTAAGAAGATGAATGGTGGTATAGATGATTTTACGCGCTGGAAAAGTAACGGACTAGGAGTGGACCTTAATCGACAGTATCCGGCTGGATGGGAGTATTTAAAGGATTCAAAAAAAGAGCCTTCCTATAAAAATTATAAAGGTAAGGCACCATTTGAGGCAGCAGAAGTACAAGCGATTGTAAAGTTAACAGAAAAAATTAAACCAACAATTGCTGTAGCTTATCATTCGTCTGGGCAAGAGATTTTTTGGCAATATAATAACGGTGTTAATGAGGAAAGAGACCAAATGATTGCAGAAGTTCTCGCAAAAGAAACAGGATACAAGCTGGGGACACCTAACAAAGATGCAATTGGGGGTGGATTTACAGATTGGTTTATTACTACCTATCATTTGCCAGCTTTTACAATCGAAATATGTCCATTGGTAGACGAGCGCGATCCTTCCTTAATTAATTTTTCAAATGAATGGGCAAGAAATAAGGCCATTCCAAGAACACTGATAGAGGAAGCAAAAAAAATAGATGCGGTACATAAAAAAATGTTAGGGGACTAA
- a CDS encoding DUF3889 domain-containing protein, giving the protein MKTRSLSILIVSVTVLIMAFMFPSHNVAVQELDYKKFGSIAIAVVKADYPEESVTDYKYLGRKKISAQEEQDSFQFVVKEDGKEKNVIVTINHRTQDDKFISLVVEEANP; this is encoded by the coding sequence ATGAAAACTAGATCTTTATCCATTCTTATTGTTAGCGTGACGGTATTAATTATGGCATTTATGTTTCCGTCCCATAATGTAGCTGTACAGGAACTGGATTATAAAAAATTCGGCTCCATCGCAATTGCTGTTGTAAAAGCAGATTATCCAGAAGAGTCTGTAACAGACTATAAATATTTAGGACGAAAAAAAATATCAGCACAAGAGGAACAAGATTCCTTTCAATTTGTAGTGAAAGAGGATGGAAAGGAAAAAAACGTTATCGTTACTATTAACCATAGAACACAAGATGATAAATTTATCTCGCTAGTAGTAGAAGAAGCAAATCCTTAA
- a CDS encoding ABC transporter permease — MNKLIYNEMLKLVKSKRLLVVTIIIGIMITMFTYAQHREMENVKKRIGDTDWRVTLQQSIVDMQNRIGSSGISEEFRSQLKVRIDQSQYYLDNNINPQEPGAPTFLRVFLDNSIQLLLPLMVMIISADMVSSEKSLGTIKLLLTRPVRRWKILLSKYITLLLSVSFILFIFGLFSYLISGLFFGYAGWTAPILTGFTVQAGELNTANVHLIPQWQYILMIFGLGWFVSVVVGTLSFMFSVLIKSTAAGMGAMLAFLISGSIISSIASSWEAAKYFFMVNLRLTDYLQGNIPPIEGMSLPFSLIVLSIWGVAGIIISFLVFTKKDVY, encoded by the coding sequence GTGAATAAACTTATTTATAATGAAATGCTAAAACTCGTTAAAAGTAAGCGATTATTAGTTGTAACGATAATCATCGGAATCATGATAACAATGTTTACGTATGCACAGCATCGCGAAATGGAAAACGTCAAAAAAAGAATTGGAGATACGGATTGGCGTGTCACTCTACAACAATCTATCGTTGATATGCAAAACCGAATTGGTTCAAGTGGGATTTCCGAAGAATTCCGCTCCCAATTAAAGGTTCGAATTGATCAAAGTCAATATTATCTTGATAACAACATTAACCCACAAGAGCCAGGTGCTCCAACCTTTTTGCGCGTGTTTTTAGATAATTCGATTCAGTTGCTTCTTCCTTTAATGGTCATGATTATTTCAGCTGATATGGTTTCTTCTGAAAAAAGTCTTGGCACCATTAAGCTGTTACTGACAAGACCAGTAAGGCGTTGGAAAATCCTGTTAAGTAAATATATCACGCTCCTTTTATCTGTTTCCTTTATCTTATTTATTTTTGGGTTATTTTCGTACCTTATTTCCGGGCTATTCTTTGGATATGCGGGTTGGACAGCCCCCATATTAACTGGGTTTACAGTGCAGGCTGGTGAATTAAATACAGCCAATGTCCATTTAATCCCTCAATGGCAATACATTCTTATGATTTTTGGGCTCGGTTGGTTTGTATCGGTAGTAGTAGGTACCCTTTCCTTTATGTTCTCCGTCCTTATTAAAAGTACAGCAGCGGGAATGGGGGCCATGCTTGCATTCTTGATTTCTGGTTCCATCATTAGTTCGATTGCATCTTCTTGGGAGGCAGCAAAGTACTTTTTCATGGTAAACTTGCGTCTAACAGATTATCTCCAAGGAAATATTCCTCCCATTGAAGGAATGTCCCTTCCCTTCTCCCTTATTGTACTGTCTATTTGGGGTGTAGCTGGGATTATTATCTCTTTCCTTGTATTTACGAAGAAAGATGTTTATTAA